One Streptomyces sp. V4I8 genomic window carries:
- a CDS encoding TetR/AcrR family transcriptional regulator has translation MPRAGLTADRITSAAADLADEAGFERVSLSALARHFGVKDASLYSHVRNLQDLRTRIALLAGGEMIDRIALAVAGRAGKDALKAFADAYRGYALQHPGRYAATQIRIDQALVADSPAMRRTAEITYGMLRAYGLDEPDLTDAVRLLRSTFHGYCALESTGAFGAPREVAESWGRAVDALHVALVNWPRGERDRQPPQVPR, from the coding sequence ATGCCCCGAGCGGGTCTCACCGCCGACCGCATCACCTCGGCCGCCGCGGACCTGGCCGATGAGGCCGGCTTCGAGAGGGTCAGTCTGTCGGCTCTGGCGCGGCACTTCGGCGTGAAGGACGCGAGCCTCTACTCGCATGTCCGGAACCTTCAGGACCTCAGGACACGGATCGCCTTGCTCGCGGGCGGGGAGATGATCGACCGGATCGCCCTGGCGGTCGCGGGCCGGGCGGGCAAGGACGCGCTGAAGGCGTTCGCCGACGCCTACCGGGGCTACGCCCTCCAGCACCCGGGCCGCTACGCGGCGACCCAGATCCGGATCGACCAGGCCCTCGTCGCCGACTCCCCCGCGATGCGCCGCACCGCCGAGATCACCTACGGCATGCTCCGCGCCTACGGTCTCGACGAACCCGACCTCACCGACGCCGTCCGCCTGCTGCGCAGCACCTTCCACGGCTACTGCGCGCTGGAGTCCACCGGGGCCTTCGGCGCTCCCCGGGAGGTGGCCGAGTCCTGGGGGCGCGCTGTCGACGCACTGCACGTGGCGCTCGTGAACTGGCCGCGCGGCGAGCGCGACCGGCAGCCGCCCCAGGTGCCACGCTGA
- a CDS encoding jacalin-like lectin: MRRLIGTLAAAALAVTGLATTGSTPAAAASSGTFNVLTYNVAGLPEGLSSGNPETNTPLISPRLAAYDIVNVQEDFNYHAALYAGDNHPYRTATSGGVPFGDGLNTLSDHPFEDFERVKWNDCTGTNCLTPKGFSLARLRLAEGVFVDLYNVHTNADDTDDALAARRANVEQLSDFIQANSAGNAVIVMGDTNTRYTRSGDNIRTLADENGLTDAWVKLAKGGVRPTQGADALLCPTTAPTNGCEVVDKVLYRGSKLLTLDATRYNNEWASFLDSAGGNLSDHFPHTVDFSYTLNPALKASDFFGGPHGTAFNDADDLPASVSPRTLTLRGGSRLDAVSLTHDGGTALTHGGTGGTATSLTLASGEHLTAVKLTQGQKDGRTRIFSASFTTDKGRTLSAGTATSDTKTFTAPSGWQIAGFTGRAGDEVDKLGVLYAPVG, encoded by the coding sequence ATGAGAAGACTGATCGGCACGCTCGCGGCCGCGGCCCTGGCCGTCACCGGCCTCGCCACCACCGGATCGACGCCCGCGGCGGCCGCCTCCAGCGGCACCTTCAACGTGCTGACGTACAACGTCGCGGGCCTCCCGGAAGGTCTGAGTTCCGGCAATCCGGAGACGAACACCCCGCTGATCTCGCCGCGGCTGGCGGCGTACGACATCGTGAACGTGCAGGAGGACTTCAACTACCACGCGGCCCTGTACGCGGGTGACAACCACCCGTACCGCACCGCGACCAGCGGCGGCGTGCCCTTCGGCGACGGTCTCAACACCCTCTCGGACCACCCCTTCGAGGACTTCGAGCGGGTGAAGTGGAACGACTGCACCGGCACCAACTGCCTGACGCCCAAGGGCTTCTCGCTCGCCCGGCTCCGCCTCGCCGAGGGGGTCTTCGTGGACCTCTACAACGTCCACACCAACGCCGACGACACGGACGACGCGCTGGCCGCCCGCCGCGCGAACGTCGAGCAGCTGTCGGACTTCATCCAGGCGAACTCGGCCGGGAACGCGGTCATCGTCATGGGTGACACCAACACCCGGTATACCCGCAGCGGCGACAACATCCGCACCCTCGCCGACGAGAACGGCCTGACGGACGCGTGGGTGAAGCTGGCCAAGGGCGGTGTCCGGCCGACGCAGGGCGCGGACGCGCTGCTGTGCCCGACGACGGCGCCGACGAACGGCTGCGAGGTCGTCGACAAGGTCCTCTACCGTGGCAGCAAGCTGCTGACGCTGGACGCCACCCGCTACAACAACGAGTGGGCGTCGTTCCTTGACTCCGCGGGCGGCAACCTGTCCGACCACTTCCCGCACACGGTCGACTTCTCCTACACCCTCAACCCGGCCCTGAAGGCGAGTGACTTCTTCGGCGGCCCGCACGGCACGGCCTTCAACGACGCCGACGACCTGCCGGCCTCGGTGTCCCCGCGCACCCTGACCCTGCGCGGCGGCTCCCGCCTGGACGCGGTGTCCCTCACGCACGACGGCGGCACGGCCCTCACCCACGGCGGTACGGGCGGCACGGCGACGTCCCTGACGCTGGCCTCCGGGGAGCACCTCACCGCCGTAAAGCTGACGCAGGGCCAGAAGGACGGGCGTACGCGGATCTTCTCGGCGAGTTTCACCACCGACAAGGGCCGTACCCTGTCGGCCGGTACGGCGACGTCGGACACCAAGACCTTCACGGCACCGTCCGGTTGGCAGATCGCCGGGTTCACGGGGCGGGCCGGTGACGAGGTCGACAAGCTGGGGGTGCTGTACGCGCCGGTCGGCTGA
- a CDS encoding NACHT domain-containing protein, with amino-acid sequence MARNSQHLRIKVLLFMGFVAIGVVIGVAVYVGFTMGGGQGRGASGEPGGGRDDSTLVNVLPLLAAVISSIITPLLTRLLGTPSENPADRVPLAAEALARKVRGERKAEARLRRLQDPAPMDIRWTRGDVCLSDHRHNVPDDATLAGAPEGHGGVAELAAAFAAHPHRRVVVLGPAGSGKSVLANRVTLAYLERRERGRAVPVILPIASWDVRRDGLTDWIVRCLVAQYEMLGMTAPAEDVARELLDRELILPVLDGFDQLPESVRSLAMRRLNAELDESVPLLLTSRPDAYAATVASTDVLTAATVLELLPVPLETACAYLASGAPPLRNADGELETVWAPVVHRLRHDPERTPAAALRTVLGSPLMIAMARQVCDGSREDPDRNPAVLLEDRFSTPERIERHLLDAYVPAVYGPSSGAPWTARKARRQLGFLARHARGHGGGTIAWWRLEAELPWPVRWFGPPLLASVCSGALLALLAPALSEDAFETYFGAKPASLLFPPAAIFWIVGFGLTLAILSYDRPSWTDSERRRRSTGRRALLVTTLVALEALHTWQSAEQMPEQVCQETRQLSLGVTAALLVAFFDARRTAQPVTLPGRDNVTVIVRWLGRGLLLGAALGAPTGALTCLLNTCLDQGRDPGWSAGLALGSGALIGGFIGCVAVLAMSVFHAGARTVDVQAVPSPERSLTQDRRTALVRAVLVALLSSLLLLAARLPRAAEAGGIEQICGLLWLSLAPATLALSAWGRFLTARVWFGLTGRLPWRLLTFLKDAHARGVLRQTGALYQFRHLRLQERLSARPPGRG; translated from the coding sequence ATGGCGCGAAACTCGCAGCATCTGAGGATCAAGGTGCTGCTGTTCATGGGGTTCGTGGCGATCGGGGTGGTCATCGGGGTCGCCGTGTACGTCGGCTTCACCATGGGGGGCGGGCAGGGCCGGGGGGCTTCGGGGGAGCCGGGCGGCGGACGGGACGATTCGACGTTGGTGAACGTCCTGCCGCTCCTCGCGGCCGTGATCAGCTCGATCATCACGCCCCTCCTCACCCGACTCCTCGGCACCCCCTCGGAGAACCCGGCGGACCGGGTCCCCCTGGCCGCGGAGGCCCTCGCCCGGAAGGTGCGCGGCGAGCGCAAGGCGGAGGCCCGGCTGCGCCGGTTGCAGGACCCCGCCCCGATGGACATCCGCTGGACGCGCGGCGACGTCTGTCTCTCCGACCACCGGCACAACGTGCCCGACGACGCGACACTCGCCGGAGCGCCGGAGGGCCACGGCGGCGTCGCCGAACTGGCGGCCGCCTTCGCCGCCCATCCGCACCGCCGCGTGGTCGTCCTGGGGCCGGCCGGATCCGGCAAGAGCGTCCTGGCCAACCGAGTCACGCTCGCGTACCTGGAACGAAGGGAGAGAGGCCGGGCCGTACCGGTGATCCTCCCGATCGCCTCGTGGGACGTACGGCGTGACGGTCTGACGGACTGGATCGTGCGCTGCCTGGTCGCCCAGTACGAGATGCTGGGCATGACCGCCCCCGCCGAGGACGTGGCGCGCGAACTGCTGGACCGCGAGCTGATCCTCCCGGTCCTGGACGGGTTCGACCAACTGCCCGAATCCGTCAGGTCGTTGGCCATGCGGCGGCTGAACGCCGAGCTCGACGAGAGCGTGCCGTTGCTGCTCACCAGCCGACCGGACGCCTACGCGGCCACGGTCGCGTCGACGGACGTGCTGACCGCGGCCACCGTGCTCGAACTCCTCCCCGTCCCGCTGGAGACCGCCTGCGCGTATCTGGCGTCCGGCGCCCCTCCGCTGCGCAACGCCGACGGAGAGCTGGAGACCGTCTGGGCGCCGGTCGTCCACCGGCTCCGCCACGATCCCGAGCGGACACCCGCCGCCGCGCTGCGCACCGTCCTCGGTTCCCCGCTCATGATCGCCATGGCCCGGCAGGTCTGCGACGGCTCGCGCGAGGACCCCGACCGGAATCCGGCCGTGCTGCTGGAGGATCGCTTCAGCACACCGGAACGCATCGAGCGCCATCTCCTCGACGCCTATGTACCGGCCGTCTACGGCCCCTCCTCGGGCGCCCCCTGGACGGCCCGCAAGGCACGGCGTCAGCTCGGGTTCCTGGCCCGGCACGCCCGGGGCCACGGCGGCGGCACCATCGCCTGGTGGCGGCTGGAGGCCGAACTCCCTTGGCCAGTGCGGTGGTTCGGACCCCCGCTGCTCGCGTCGGTCTGCTCCGGGGCGCTGCTGGCCCTGCTGGCTCCGGCCCTGTCCGAGGACGCCTTCGAGACGTACTTCGGCGCCAAGCCCGCATCGCTGCTCTTCCCGCCGGCCGCGATCTTCTGGATCGTCGGGTTCGGCCTGACCCTCGCGATCCTCTCCTACGACCGTCCGAGCTGGACGGACAGTGAACGGCGACGCCGGTCGACGGGCCGCCGGGCGCTGCTGGTGACGACCCTCGTCGCGCTCGAAGCGCTCCACACGTGGCAGTCCGCCGAGCAGATGCCGGAGCAGGTGTGCCAGGAGACCCGCCAACTGAGCCTGGGCGTCACCGCGGCGCTGCTCGTCGCCTTCTTCGACGCACGCCGGACCGCGCAGCCCGTCACACTCCCCGGACGCGACAACGTCACGGTGATCGTGCGATGGCTCGGCCGGGGGCTGCTGTTGGGCGCGGCGCTGGGGGCACCGACCGGAGCGCTGACCTGTCTCCTCAACACCTGCCTGGACCAGGGCCGGGACCCGGGGTGGTCCGCCGGGCTCGCACTCGGCTCGGGTGCGCTCATCGGCGGCTTCATCGGCTGCGTCGCGGTGCTCGCGATGTCCGTCTTCCACGCCGGCGCACGCACGGTCGACGTCCAGGCGGTGCCCTCCCCGGAACGGAGCCTGACCCAGGACCGCAGGACGGCCCTCGTACGGGCCGTCCTGGTCGCCCTCCTCTCCTCACTGCTCCTGCTCGCCGCCCGCCTGCCGAGGGCCGCCGAGGCAGGCGGCATCGAGCAGATCTGCGGCCTTCTGTGGCTGTCCCTGGCCCCGGCCACCCTGGCCCTGAGCGCCTGGGGCCGGTTCCTCACCGCACGGGTGTGGTTCGGGCTCACCGGACGCCTGCCCTGGCGACTGCTGACCTTCCTGAAGGACGCGCACGCACGCGGTGTGCTGCGTCAGACGGGCGCGCTGTACCAGTTCCGCCATCTGCGGCTCCAGGAGCGCCTGTCCGCACGGCCTCCGGGGCGGGGGTGA
- a CDS encoding ABC transporter permease, whose product MSSKAVKSLRLVWRISLLNIRSSMEYRTEFLLNIAIGAIWQMSVIVFATVLLARFTGMGGWNSSDVLLIPAIRMLAHGLFVLLLGRVHFIGRQVQEGKIDIYLLRPMPVHRQVQLAYFPTNAIGDLTVAAGLMVGALSRSTLDWSAGQVSYLIAAVIGGMLLEAALFTAVAAACLRYPAADYWGRWLEELLGTFGSYPLNVLPRAVGGFLTFALPLAFVAYFPAAVLTGHDTSVPYWLAASSPLLGLVAYLGARWLWRWALGHYAGVNG is encoded by the coding sequence ATGTCGTCGAAAGCCGTGAAGTCCCTGCGCCTCGTCTGGCGCATCTCGCTGCTCAACATCCGCTCCTCCATGGAGTACCGCACCGAGTTCCTGCTGAACATCGCGATCGGCGCGATCTGGCAGATGTCGGTGATCGTGTTCGCGACGGTGCTGCTGGCCCGGTTCACCGGGATGGGCGGCTGGAACAGCTCGGACGTGCTGCTGATCCCGGCGATCCGGATGCTGGCGCACGGGTTGTTCGTGCTCCTGCTGGGGCGTGTGCACTTCATCGGCCGCCAGGTCCAGGAGGGGAAGATCGACATCTATCTCCTCCGCCCGATGCCGGTCCACCGGCAGGTCCAGCTCGCCTACTTCCCGACCAACGCGATCGGCGACCTCACGGTCGCCGCGGGTCTGATGGTGGGCGCGCTCAGCCGCAGCACCCTGGACTGGTCGGCGGGCCAGGTCTCCTACCTGATCGCCGCGGTGATCGGCGGGATGCTCCTGGAGGCGGCCCTGTTCACGGCCGTGGCCGCCGCGTGCCTGCGCTACCCCGCCGCCGACTACTGGGGCCGCTGGCTGGAGGAGCTCCTCGGCACCTTCGGCAGCTACCCGCTGAACGTCCTGCCCAGGGCGGTCGGCGGCTTCCTCACCTTCGCCCTCCCCCTCGCCTTCGTCGCGTACTTCCCGGCCGCGGTCCTCACGGGCCACGACACGTCCGTTCCGTACTGGCTGGCGGCGTCCTCGCCCCTGCTGGGGCTGGTGGCGTATCTGGGGGCGCGGTGGCTGTGGCGGTGGGCGCTGGGGCACTACGCGGGAGTGAACGGATGA
- a CDS encoding ABC-2 family transporter protein has translation MASVLHGWRAARVTPLGELHTPPRMTAVLLRLTVQVVLVASLWRGLYSHTGTTAGLTRDQAVTYAVLAVLASRLRELDQYAGRDTVLQHMHFGTIVYWYLRPLPPQRYYALRALGEQLYGLAWALGGFAVCLAVGVVEPPKSAAVAGVFAVSMLLGQWVLYYVMLVLDQLCFFTIRNNSAMLILIFAQNLMSGVYAPLWFFPDWFITLSTFLPFQATLSVPLSIYVGRIELSDAGVQLAVQAAWVVVLALFTRWVWRRAARRVISQGG, from the coding sequence ATGGCCTCCGTACTGCACGGCTGGCGCGCCGCCCGCGTCACGCCGCTCGGCGAGTTGCACACGCCGCCCCGGATGACGGCCGTCCTGCTCCGGCTGACCGTCCAGGTGGTCCTGGTGGCGTCGCTGTGGCGCGGCCTGTACTCCCACACCGGCACCACCGCCGGGCTGACCCGCGACCAGGCGGTCACGTACGCCGTCCTGGCCGTACTCGCCTCCCGGCTGCGGGAGTTGGACCAGTACGCGGGCCGGGACACGGTGCTGCAGCACATGCACTTCGGCACGATCGTCTACTGGTACCTGCGCCCGCTGCCGCCCCAGCGCTACTACGCCCTGCGCGCCCTCGGCGAGCAGCTTTACGGGCTGGCGTGGGCGCTCGGCGGATTCGCGGTCTGCCTCGCCGTGGGGGTCGTGGAACCTCCCAAGTCGGCTGCGGTGGCAGGGGTGTTCGCGGTGAGCATGCTGCTCGGCCAGTGGGTCCTGTACTACGTCATGCTCGTCCTCGACCAGCTGTGCTTCTTCACCATCCGCAACAACTCCGCGATGCTCATCCTGATCTTCGCGCAGAACCTGATGTCCGGGGTGTACGCGCCGTTGTGGTTCTTCCCGGACTGGTTCATCACGCTCAGCACCTTCCTCCCCTTCCAGGCGACACTGAGCGTGCCGCTGTCGATCTATGTCGGTCGCATCGAACTGTCCGACGCCGGAGTCCAGTTGGCCGTCCAGGCTGCCTGGGTCGTCGTGCTGGCGCTGTTCACCCGGTGGGTGTGGCGGCGAGCCGCGCGGCGCGTGATCTCGCAGGGAGGCTGA
- a CDS encoding ATP-binding cassette domain-containing protein, with protein sequence MNGNIEVRGLSRTFHTTVRRPGFTGALRSLVNPRKVAKHAVSDVTFSVAPGELLALLGPNGAGKSTTIKMLTGILTPTAGSARVAGVVPYEERERNARNIGTVFGQRTQLWWDLPVRESFAILRDIYEVPKAEHAARLAEFDDLLDLSSFWDTRVRHLSLGQRVRSDLAAALLHDPPVVFLDEPTIGMDVVVKEQVREFLRHQVEERGRTVLLTTHDMTEVERLAERVVLINHGRLVLDGTLDEIRRKFGSTWQVRVSLADPHTEVGSLPGIALLRHEGPQAVFGPDGPDAPTVHQALKQVIERYEVTDLALDEADLEDVMRAAYVHAETAAEGA encoded by the coding sequence TTGAATGGCAATATCGAGGTTCGCGGTCTGTCCCGAACCTTCCACACCACCGTCCGCCGCCCCGGCTTCACCGGCGCACTGCGCTCTCTGGTCAACCCGCGGAAGGTCGCCAAGCACGCCGTCTCCGACGTGACCTTCTCCGTCGCCCCCGGCGAACTCCTCGCCCTGCTCGGCCCGAACGGCGCCGGCAAGTCCACCACCATCAAGATGCTCACCGGCATCCTCACCCCCACCGCGGGGTCGGCCCGCGTCGCCGGGGTGGTGCCGTACGAGGAGCGTGAGCGCAACGCCCGCAACATCGGCACGGTGTTCGGACAGCGCACCCAGCTGTGGTGGGACCTCCCGGTGCGCGAGTCGTTCGCCATCCTGCGGGACATCTACGAGGTGCCGAAGGCCGAACACGCGGCAAGACTCGCGGAGTTCGACGATCTCCTGGACCTCTCCTCCTTCTGGGACACCCGGGTCCGCCATCTCTCCCTCGGTCAGCGCGTCCGCTCCGACCTGGCCGCCGCCCTGCTGCACGACCCGCCGGTCGTCTTCCTCGACGAGCCCACCATCGGCATGGACGTGGTGGTGAAGGAGCAGGTGCGGGAGTTCCTGCGGCACCAGGTGGAGGAGCGCGGCCGGACGGTCCTGCTCACCACCCATGACATGACCGAGGTCGAGCGGCTCGCCGAGCGGGTCGTGCTGATCAACCACGGGCGGCTCGTCCTGGACGGCACCCTCGACGAGATCCGCCGCAAGTTCGGGTCCACCTGGCAGGTGCGGGTATCGCTCGCCGACCCGCACACCGAGGTCGGCTCCCTGCCGGGCATCGCACTGCTGCGGCACGAGGGCCCGCAGGCGGTCTTCGGCCCGGACGGCCCCGACGCGCCGACCGTGCACCAGGCGCTGAAGCAGGTCATCGAGCGGTACGAGGTGACGGACCTCGCCCTCGACGAGGCGGACCTGGAGGACGTGATGCGGGCCGCGTATGTGCACGCCGAGACCGCGGCAGAAGGAGCCTGA